The following coding sequences are from one Acidobacteriota bacterium window:
- a CDS encoding type II toxin-antitoxin system HigB family toxin, producing MRIISRKALRGFWELYPDAEQPLEDWFRITKHAFWLNLAQTRRDFPHADSVGDCTVFNIGGNKYRLITKIRYNKQRVYITHVLTHKEYDKEKWKDDCDD from the coding sequence ATGAGAATCATCAGCCGAAAAGCGTTGCGTGGGTTTTGGGAACTCTATCCTGATGCAGAACAACCGTTAGAAGATTGGTTTCGAATCACCAAGCACGCCTTTTGGCTGAATCTAGCCCAAACACGCCGCGACTTTCCTCATGCCGATTCCGTTGGTGATTGCACTGTGTTCAATATCGGCGGAAACAAATATCGCCTTATCACCAAGATCAGATACAATAAGCAACGGGTTTACATCACCCATGTTTTGACCCATAAGGAATATGATAAGGAGAAATGGAAAGATGACTGCGATGATTAA
- a CDS encoding transcriptional regulator translates to MTAMIKSKAKPKKTASRKPSGKAAIFDRRKYAALLSRSLPMVITSEAEYDQTLTEIKRLLRKGEANLSPEEDRLLDLLSTLAENWEEAHHAIPDAPGHRILQHYMQIRGLRQIDLQPILGSRSITSAIVNGKRSITMEQAKQLGSLFGISHFVFTEI, encoded by the coding sequence ATGACTGCGATGATTAAATCCAAGGCCAAACCGAAAAAGACTGCCAGCCGTAAACCCTCTGGCAAAGCGGCCATCTTCGACCGACGCAAATATGCGGCATTGCTTTCGCGCTCGCTGCCAATGGTCATCACCTCCGAAGCCGAATACGACCAGACACTGACTGAAATCAAACGCTTGCTGCGCAAAGGCGAGGCCAATTTATCTCCTGAAGAAGATCGCCTGCTTGACCTGCTTTCCACGTTGGCTGAAAACTGGGAAGAAGCACATCACGCAATTCCCGATGCTCCCGGTCATCGCATCCTGCAACATTACATGCAAATTCGAGGACTCCGGCAAATAGATTTGCAGCCAATCCTCGGTTCACGCAGCATCACGTCTGCAATCGTCAATGGCAAGCGCTCCATTACAATGGAACAGGCAAAACAACTTGGCTCGCTTTTTGGCATTTCACATTTTGTCTTTACTGAAATATGA